The sequence gatataaatatatgtatatatataattataaaacaagcaaaaaaaaaaatatttcaacggaatcatatataaaacttataatatattaaaatttacaaCAAACTTAGAACAACTTAATTTCCATtttcctattttttttttttctttgctgttaatttgtttttttttaataaaattaaataattccaTATtctaacaaaaatatatatatatatatttatgtatcaCTTTTATTTTCTGTTTTATCTTTACCCATCAATTTCCCTCTTGATGGCCACAACCACACAAGAAGACAAATAACAATTATAATgcttaataatattattcctACAAAACTACTGAATGCTATAAATGAAGGAACAGCtgaaaaataaattgaaaAATTCATAACAGAAAATGTTCCGAATTGCAAAATACCTGCTAAAATCAATTGCCCTAGTGCAGCACCTGACAATGTACCTAAATATATTCCTAGACCCTTCCAAAAATTAGACCCTTTAAATATTATGCtatataatgaatttttaatttttgccATAGTACCAACTGAATTAATTGTTTCTATCtgtttaaatatttctttgttttcatttttcattaaatccttgacaaaattttcttttattttttgaaccATTTGATCGTCATTTATTTCGTTTTGATTTAATATTACATTCGAATTTATAtctttacatattatatttttttcttccatcTGTGTATTACTTGAAATATTCTCAACtcctttatcatttttatttttatttcgtaTTCTTTCATTCGTCATATTTcgttgtttatttatttcttcattatttaaattttttaacacattattattattattattgttgttgtttttttttttttttatttattgatttaatACTCATAGGCTTTtgtctttctttttttcttccctCTTCAGTATTTTTgtcttttaataaaacacCAGATTTGTCTTTTTTCTCAAACGGTTCTTCAACCATATGTTGTAATAAGCATCTCTTACttgaaaaaaagtaaaaatgatatttacaacaatttatatgtttcttCCATTTTATATCACTATtctataatgaaaaaaggtacacagataatatattttttatcattattataaaatttttaagaaaaaaaaaaataaaacaaaaaatatatatatatatatatatatatatatatatatatatatatatatatacatttatttgtatgtatttatgtataataactatattttatatatatttttttcttttttttttttttttttttttactttataaATGATTAAATATAAGCATATTACAATTCCAACatctaatattattacatgaaaaaaattcataataaattattttttattattttaataacacttcatttaaaataaattaatagaacaaaaataaaatgattatgTAATCCATTagatttatcattatatccgttacataattataaataaaaaataaaataattaataatttattcttttacaaaaacataatactatatatttaacatactttttttttttttttttttttttttttttttttttctttatatatttcattttattaaactTTTTAACtttaatcatataataaaaaatatgtagctattttttttaggatcaagtaatattttttatttttttattattatttttctttatctttttcttttttttttaattaaaattattttacaaaaactaaaaaaaaatcccAATAAttcttacatatataataaaattttatgttatatatatatatatatatatatatatatatatataaagatatattagtacatggtattatatatttttgatgaattattctttttacctttttttattataaaaaaataattattatatataactataaatatatatatatatatatatatatatatatatatatatatgtatatatataatatatgtagtaTCATATATAAGTTCTTTAAGTATCTATCTCTAAGTGGcttattaaattattcatataaataaaatatatatatatatattagcttttataaatttataaaggcaaaaaaaaaaaaaaaaaaaatatggcatatataataaaagatatataatgtattttgtaatatagaaaataaacagtctaaaaaaaaaaaaaataaaatatttataataatacaataattaaaaaattcatttattataaaatatattattacattaaaGTTAAGATTttctaatattaaaaataatgatgtagattttataatatatataaatatatatttatttgtttgtttatttattttaaaatagtgatataatataaatatattataattttatatcatacaaacaataaaaataattgtacaagtttaaaaaaaattaaatcctttatccatttatataataatacaattcaATATAACGCActcttattttataaagaaaacatatatatttgtatattttttcttaacatatttatattttataaaatgatcACATtcatttatcattttatattaatttaaaggtattaatttataatatacataatgaaCTACTTTCTGTCACTTTTTAATGTATCCTTATTTTTTctcttaatatttaaatattcatacaaagtaataaataaataaataaataaataaataaataaatattgatatattagtattaatatatatttttttctttctttctcaGAATATAGTAAAAAAAGATCTACAAGATAAATTTAACAAATccataataacaataaatataGCAAGTCGAATACTaacagaaaataataaaaaatggtataagaaatatatttatacatcaATATTTAGTGGAAATAAAAATCCACaaaaaagagaaagaaaaaatgaagaggAAAATCAAAAAGACAATACAAAAGtggataatgataataatatggaaaatgAGATGGAAAATCATATAGATGATTCTATAGACGACCCTATGGATGATCTTATGAATGATAAATGGGAACATCATAATTCATTGGAAGATAGAATAAAAGAATACTATACATTAACAGACCCATCAGATGGCgaagaaaataattcattttttaaaaaacttaaattaattatgaatatattagatGAAGTGCATTctgatttattaataaataatagtgTTACAGATGGAAGTATTTTTTCTCCCGAACTTGTACCTATAAGTGTTTTATCAACCATGACATTAGCCTGTCCACCTATAGGAACTGTCACTCTTCCTTATATTACTAACagaataaattttttgaataGATATGAAGGacaaaatatacacacagaacatgatttaaaaatatttaaatgaaatatatatatatatatatatatatatatatatatatatatatatatatatatatgtgtgtgtatatatatgtatacttttTTGTGTGaatttttaacatatatatatttatttatttattcatttgttTAGCTTATATATTCCTACGattaatatcatataaattaatgatataatGTAGTATCATTAAtccaattaaaaaaaattatttttttttttttatttttattttacatgatcataaaatattactTTCTCAAATATCATAGATTCTACTAAGGTTATTTTTATTGGGGCTCAtgttatatagatataaaatatttactattaattaatattgtATCTATttcgttattttttttttatagggattacatatattataattaattataatatgtgcATATcactaaatatattatatatatataatattttattaatataatatttgtttaaaaaatttataattgtataattaatttttcgaCATAACACTTTTACAGTCATatatcaataaaaaaaaattacatgaaataataaaatttgttCTAtcctataaataaaaataatatatatgtatatatgtgtaattgtcatttaaataaataaaagtaagaaagaaagaaagaaattattttatatatttattatattatataattatatttaggTACAATTCATAGAATTAACCTAAACGTTACAACGTAATAATTTATCTACACGCATAATAaaggataaataaataaataaataaataaatatatatatatatatatatatatatatatatatattatttattcaataacataatattatatcccaacatatatttatacaatttaataaataaatcagcaaatgttatattttatatgattttatgcaaattttatattttttttgtttttaatttatagctcgttatatatcttattagGACATGTACGTTTAATGTATTTTGGATCTTTGTTATgactaatataataaaaagttcatttttttgttaattatatatttacatgtaatacataattatatatatgtgtattattatttatattattatacatgcTATATATCTTTTACTATGTATATAGATACTAAcccaaataataatataatatatatatatatatatatttatgtgtcataacatttttatatatataataaaaaataaaataaaataataaaaaaataaaagaaatatgtactatataatattatattatatagcaTTGATCTATgaatttattcttatataacaatattgtAAGTATAATTATACAGCATAATTacatgttataataataataatatatattattcaagtAATAGtactaataataaacatacgtaatataatttttatttttattttttccctctttcctttttttaatttaacacAATAGCTTATATTActataaagatatatgttttctcttttattttatatttcttgtataaattaacaataaaaaaaaaaataaaataaatatataaataattaaataaataaataaataaatatatatatatatatatatatatatatatatatatataatagttgtgttttattataatataacaacatagttgttatttttaatattatctatgaatattttttataatttatagtaaaacgaaaaataataagaataacgcatgcacatataatatagaaatatactTATGTATAATAGTTGTATAATAGgataataaataacatataataatacaaatatatatatatatatatatatatatatatttataattatttgttattatttttatttattttttttttaattattatttttttttttatttattttttttttaattattatttttttttttattttttttttttaattattatttttttttttattttttttttttaattattattatttttttttttttttttctttagaaTCCAGCACTTTTTCATATATCACatacatgtaataatatagcATTACatgaaatttattatttataaaattataattattattattttaatttatataatatacaaatatttaaaaaaaaaaatcaatgataaaaagtattttttttataatattattacataatataca is a genomic window of Plasmodium falciparum 3D7 genome assembly, chromosome: 7 containing:
- a CDS encoding exported protein family 3; amino-acid sequence: MNYFLSLFNVSLFFLLIFKYSYKNIVKKDLQDKFNKSIITINIASRILTENNKKWYKKYIYTSIFSGNKNPQKRERKNEEENQKDNTKVDNDNNMENEMENHIDDSIDDPMDDLMNDKWEHHNSLEDRIKEYYTLTDPSDGEENNSFFKKLKLIMNILDEVHSDLLINNSVTDGSIFSPELVPISVLSTMTLACPPIGTVTLPYITNRINFLNRYEGQNIHTEHDLKIFK